A section of the Citrobacter farmeri genome encodes:
- the yfiH gene encoding purine nucleoside phosphorylase YfiH: protein MSELIVPQWPLPKSVAACSSTRTGGVSLPPYDALNLGAHCGDNPEHVDENRRRLFAAGNLPSKPVWLEQVHGKDVLKLTGGPYASKRADASYSNTPGTVCAVMTADCLPVLFCNRAGTEVAAAHAGWRGLCEGVLEETVACFVDKPENILAWLGPAIGPAAFEVGPEVREAFIAKEANAHEAFVPHGEKYLANIYQLARQRLAKVGIEQIYGGDRCTFSENETFFSYRRDKTTGRMASFIWLI, encoded by the coding sequence ATGAGTGAGCTTATTGTCCCGCAGTGGCCTCTGCCGAAAAGCGTGGCGGCCTGTAGTTCGACCCGTACAGGCGGCGTAAGTTTGCCGCCGTATGACGCATTAAATCTGGGGGCCCACTGCGGCGATAACCCGGAGCATGTCGACGAGAACCGCAGACGTCTGTTTGCTGCGGGCAATCTGCCTTCAAAACCGGTTTGGCTGGAGCAGGTTCATGGGAAAGATGTTCTGAAACTGACCGGCGGACCTTACGCCTCTAAACGGGCGGATGCGTCATACAGTAATACGCCGGGCACCGTTTGCGCGGTGATGACGGCGGACTGTCTGCCCGTGTTGTTCTGCAACCGGGCGGGTACCGAAGTGGCGGCAGCCCATGCGGGCTGGCGTGGATTATGTGAAGGCGTACTGGAAGAGACGGTGGCCTGCTTTGTTGACAAGCCAGAAAATATTCTTGCCTGGTTAGGTCCGGCGATTGGTCCAGCAGCGTTTGAAGTTGGGCCAGAGGTGCGCGAGGCATTTATCGCCAAAGAGGCTAACGCGCATGAAGCCTTTGTGCCACACGGTGAAAAATATCTGGCGAATATTTACCAGCTTGCACGTCAGCGCCTGGCAAAGGTTGGCATTGAGCAAATTTATGGCGGTGACCGCTGTACTTTTAGTGAAAATGAGACTTTCTTCTCTTATCGTCGCGACAAGACCACGGGGCGTATGGCAAGTTTTATTTGGCTGATATAA